The window GCGCCCATCAACCACAAATACCAATAGTTAATTAGCATCTCGGAAGCGCCCATCATCAATTTGGTCGGTCCGGGCAAGCTCTTCCCGCGACTTTGAAAGATGGGCGCAAATTTGGGCAGAATGTATGTCAATAAAAAAATGGTAACGGCCGTCGCCACGACCATCATCACCGCTGGATATGCCATGGCCGCGCGAACTTTGCTGCGGGTCTCAACTTCTTTTCGCAAATAGATGGAGACGCGGTTCAGCATTTCGCCAAGTTTGCCGCTGGCCTCGCTGGCTTTTACCAGCGAAACGTATGTTTTGTCGAAAACTTTTGGATACCGAGCCAAAGCAGCTGAAAAATCTTCGCCTGCTTCTACACTGCGTTTAAGATCGTTCAGCACGCTGCGCAGCGACGGATTTTGCTCTTGCTCGGCGATGCTGCCTAGCGCGACCGAAAGCGTGATGCCGGTATCGACCATGATGGCCAACTGGTTGGTGACATAAATCAGGTCGTACTTACGAATGCGGCGGGGAAATAAACCGCCCAAGTCTTCGGCATCTTCGGAGGCGCTGGCTTCGTTCCCCCATTGCATGGGGCCAGCTTTCATTGGGCTGGTCAAGGCCGGCATTTTTTGCGTGCTGGCCGAGGCGGAGGCCGCGGCGCCGTTACGGAACGGAACCGAAGATGAACGTTGGTTTTGATCGCGGAGCGGCATCGGAAACCTATTGGTAATGGGAATGCAACTAATTGATATTGGTTCCACTGCCTATATCGCGGAACTCGCCGGCGGTTTGCAACACTTCTTCGATAGTGGTAATTCCTTCGCGCACTTTGCGGCAACCGTCGTGGGCCAGGGTGATCATCCCTTTGCGGCGGCCCAGGGTTTGAATTGTTCCCAGTGCGCTGCTGGATATAATGACATCGCGAATTTCATCGTCCAAAATAAACAACTCGTGAATGCCAATGCGGCCGCTGAAGCCAGTGTTGCGGCAATGCTTGCACCCCACCCCTTTGAAAAACACCTCGTGCTCCCAGCCCATTTTTTCCAAGGCCTTACGAATGTTCCGTGGTGGTTCATATTCTTGCCGGCATTTGGGGCAAACTCGCCGGACCAGTCGCTGGGCCAGCACCATGTTGAGCGCGGCAGCAATTAAATAAGGCTCCACGCCGATGTTCGCCAAGCGGGTAATCGAGGAGCAAGCATCGTTGGTGTGTAGTGTGCTAAACACCAAATGCCCTGTAAGCGCCGCTTGAATGGCGGTGCGGGCGGTTTCTTCATCGCGCACTTCGCCGACCATAATGACATCGGGGTCTTGCCGCAGCAACGTGCGCAGCGCTTTGGAGA of the Pirellulales bacterium genome contains:
- a CDS encoding type II secretion system F family protein — translated: MPLRDQNQRSSSVPFRNGAAASASASTQKMPALTSPMKAGPMQWGNEASASEDAEDLGGLFPRRIRKYDLIYVTNQLAIMVDTGITLSVALGSIAEQEQNPSLRSVLNDLKRSVEAGEDFSAALARYPKVFDKTYVSLVKASEASGKLGEMLNRVSIYLRKEVETRSKVRAAMAYPAVMMVVATAVTIFLLTYILPKFAPIFQSRGKSLPGPTKLMMGASEMLINYWYLWLMGAISLVAGFFYGKRTEPGRQVWDWVRINTPIVGPMSRKVAISRSIRTLGTMIASGVSMLDAIRLSGDVTGNYYYEKLWSRVLDQVTAGKRICETLRGDPLFPAMLVQMIASGEETGKLDEVLERVSVYYDQEVETSLKTVTSLIEPIMITGMGFVVGGIGLSLLMPIFSLSRPT